One genomic window of Hippocampus zosterae strain Florida chromosome 12, ASM2543408v3, whole genome shotgun sequence includes the following:
- the vtcn1 gene encoding V-set domain-containing T-cell activation inhibitor 1 isoform X3: MASLGQIIFYIMITLIAVFSALIILILSLTLSEGSLSLVQSLNRLPVANLGKDHMLSCFLPPDSEQSTFQEVSVTWRKESLEGVVYRYEDGAESNSEQNSEYSGRVEIFRDVVPKGNASLLLRKVRRSDAGKYTCSLSHSGGSGKVNIILRTAAEASRWFPRPNVTWLDADDNVLQGSTDLQQSSAGMFRVVSTLQSLNISDIYTCSIKTELVVSHSDATVTTDSDVTTETYFTFNAASPLIAPYLRIMCVFYVYLL, from the exons ATGGCTTCGCTGGGACAGATCATCTTCTACAT CATGATCACGCTGATTGCTGTCTTCTCAGCTCTCATCATTCTCATCTTGTCTTTGACACTCTCAG AAGGCAGCTTGTCTCTGGTTCAGAGCCTCAATAGACTTCCTGTGGCCAACCTCGGCAAAGACCACATGCTCAGCTGCTTCCTGCCTCCAGACAGCGAACAAAGTACATTCCAAGAGGTGTCAGTCACGTGGAGGAAGGAATCACTGGAAGGAGTCGTTTACCGCTATGAGGATGGTGCCGAGAGCAACAGTGAGCAGAACTCAGAATACAGCGGCAGGGTAGAGATCTTCAGGGATGTTGTGCCGAAAGGAAACGCCTCACTTCTTTTGAGGAAGGTGCGACGAAGTGACGCGGGCAAGTACACGTGCTCGCTCAGCCACTCCGGAGGCAGCGGGAAAGTCAACATCATCCTCAGGACGGCAG CTGAGGCAAGCAGATGGTTTCCCAGGCCCAACGTAACATGGCTGGATGCCGACGACAACGTTCTGCAGGGGAGCACAGATTTACAGCAGAGCTCTGCGGGCATGTTTCGAGTGGTCAGCACACTGCAGTCGCTCAACATCAGTGACATATACACGTGCAGCATTAAGACTGAGCTTGTGGTCTCACACTCTGATGCCACAGTGACAACAG ACTCTGATGTTACCACAGAAACATATTTTACCTTCAATGCAGCATCACCCTTGATTGCGCCGTATCTCAGAATAATGTGTGTCTTTTACGTTTATCTATTGTAA
- the vtcn1 gene encoding V-set domain-containing T-cell activation inhibitor 1 isoform X1, with translation MASLGQIIFYIMITLIAVFSALIILILSLTLSEGSLSLVQSLNRLPVANLGKDHMLSCFLPPDSEQSTFQEVSVTWRKESLEGVVYRYEDGAESNSEQNSEYSGRVEIFRDVVPKGNASLLLRKVRRSDAGKYTCSLSHSGGSGKVNIILRTAAFTAPTFTLSSGVLTAEASRWFPRPNVTWLDADDNVLQGSTDLQQSSAGMFRVVSTLQSLNISDIYTCSIKTELVVSHSDATVTTDSDVTTETYFTFNAASPLIAPYLRIMCVFYVYLL, from the exons ATGGCTTCGCTGGGACAGATCATCTTCTACAT CATGATCACGCTGATTGCTGTCTTCTCAGCTCTCATCATTCTCATCTTGTCTTTGACACTCTCAG AAGGCAGCTTGTCTCTGGTTCAGAGCCTCAATAGACTTCCTGTGGCCAACCTCGGCAAAGACCACATGCTCAGCTGCTTCCTGCCTCCAGACAGCGAACAAAGTACATTCCAAGAGGTGTCAGTCACGTGGAGGAAGGAATCACTGGAAGGAGTCGTTTACCGCTATGAGGATGGTGCCGAGAGCAACAGTGAGCAGAACTCAGAATACAGCGGCAGGGTAGAGATCTTCAGGGATGTTGTGCCGAAAGGAAACGCCTCACTTCTTTTGAGGAAGGTGCGACGAAGTGACGCGGGCAAGTACACGTGCTCGCTCAGCCACTCCGGAGGCAGCGGGAAAGTCAACATCATCCTCAGGACGGCAG CTTTCACAGCACCCACGTTTACGTTGTCAAGCGGTGTCCTGACAGCTGAGGCAAGCAGATGGTTTCCCAGGCCCAACGTAACATGGCTGGATGCCGACGACAACGTTCTGCAGGGGAGCACAGATTTACAGCAGAGCTCTGCGGGCATGTTTCGAGTGGTCAGCACACTGCAGTCGCTCAACATCAGTGACATATACACGTGCAGCATTAAGACTGAGCTTGTGGTCTCACACTCTGATGCCACAGTGACAACAG ACTCTGATGTTACCACAGAAACATATTTTACCTTCAATGCAGCATCACCCTTGATTGCGCCGTATCTCAGAATAATGTGTGTCTTTTACGTTTATCTATTGTAA
- the vtcn1 gene encoding V-set domain-containing T-cell activation inhibitor 1 isoform X2: MASLGQIIFYIMITLIAVFSALIILILSLTLSGSLSLVQSLNRLPVANLGKDHMLSCFLPPDSEQSTFQEVSVTWRKESLEGVVYRYEDGAESNSEQNSEYSGRVEIFRDVVPKGNASLLLRKVRRSDAGKYTCSLSHSGGSGKVNIILRTAAFTAPTFTLSSGVLTAEASRWFPRPNVTWLDADDNVLQGSTDLQQSSAGMFRVVSTLQSLNISDIYTCSIKTELVVSHSDATVTTDSDVTTETYFTFNAASPLIAPYLRIMCVFYVYLL; the protein is encoded by the exons ATGGCTTCGCTGGGACAGATCATCTTCTACAT CATGATCACGCTGATTGCTGTCTTCTCAGCTCTCATCATTCTCATCTTGTCTTTGACACTCTCAG GCAGCTTGTCTCTGGTTCAGAGCCTCAATAGACTTCCTGTGGCCAACCTCGGCAAAGACCACATGCTCAGCTGCTTCCTGCCTCCAGACAGCGAACAAAGTACATTCCAAGAGGTGTCAGTCACGTGGAGGAAGGAATCACTGGAAGGAGTCGTTTACCGCTATGAGGATGGTGCCGAGAGCAACAGTGAGCAGAACTCAGAATACAGCGGCAGGGTAGAGATCTTCAGGGATGTTGTGCCGAAAGGAAACGCCTCACTTCTTTTGAGGAAGGTGCGACGAAGTGACGCGGGCAAGTACACGTGCTCGCTCAGCCACTCCGGAGGCAGCGGGAAAGTCAACATCATCCTCAGGACGGCAG CTTTCACAGCACCCACGTTTACGTTGTCAAGCGGTGTCCTGACAGCTGAGGCAAGCAGATGGTTTCCCAGGCCCAACGTAACATGGCTGGATGCCGACGACAACGTTCTGCAGGGGAGCACAGATTTACAGCAGAGCTCTGCGGGCATGTTTCGAGTGGTCAGCACACTGCAGTCGCTCAACATCAGTGACATATACACGTGCAGCATTAAGACTGAGCTTGTGGTCTCACACTCTGATGCCACAGTGACAACAG ACTCTGATGTTACCACAGAAACATATTTTACCTTCAATGCAGCATCACCCTTGATTGCGCCGTATCTCAGAATAATGTGTGTCTTTTACGTTTATCTATTGTAA
- the trim45 gene encoding tripartite motif-containing protein 45, whose product MSEEKDHCEQLTTTVAIAQDGLPANPRAVCSACKRLYREPKILPCLHTFCLDCISHLEPFSVHAGRNRDAPERKGSDGGTPKDNATPITVTVLCPDCDSEVDLPPSGPAGLTIDHLALDEVFLETLVRNGPLGCDLCGEGLAESRCEVCCVNLCEFCFQAHRRQTRTASHSIQQLQDLKSHSRLCRPILCAFHPGQELRLFCQPCDLPVCLECAATLHSEHRCSPAHEVIGCHGDHIRTLVTVRLRPHLQRLEQTLQKVEGSQEALQTRVEATANEVRAFARGYAGAVEAHCLALLHRLEELHIQRKNQLHLQRAQLQQALSDVRGGVDFADRLLGCGSDAEILSTKGVTLRRLSSLAESSCNDQLAALVPDDGSGIHFDPQGLAGEVSGYPVVGVIHFKALDPNKCTIDGEGLEQANEGQQAHFTLVCRNSSGDQMARGGDHVLVSIVHREKKNCVVESTVVDNNDGSYKVSYTPDEAGTYSVWVCVKAQHVKGSPFILDVTKKLRLHTGVFHCCSFCSSGGAKEARCGCPGTMPGGFQGCGHNHKGHPGKPHWSCCGSATEKSECLPASVIKAVSAGKHVRTIEL is encoded by the exons ATGTCCGAAGAAAAAGATCATTGCGAACAGCTGACGACAACTGTGGCAATCGCACAAGACGGTCTGCCGGCGAACCCTAGGGCGGTTTGTAGCGCGTGTAAACGCTTGTACCGGGAGCCTAAAATCCTGCCGTGCCTGCACACCTTCTGCTTGGACTGTATCAGCCACTTGGAGCCCTTTTCAGTTCACGCTGGTCGCAACCGGGACGCCCCAGAACGTAAGGGCAGCGACGGGGGAACTCCGAAAGACAACGCCACACCGATCACCGTCACGGTGCTCTGTCCCGACTGTGACTCGGAGGTGGACCTTCCGCCTTCAGGGCCTGCCGGGTTAACCATTGACCACTTGGCGTTAGACGAAGTCTTTCTCGAGACCCTGGTTCGCAACGGCCCACTTGGGTGTGACCTGTGCGGCGAAGGACTGGCTGAGAGCCGCTGTGAGGTCTGCTGTGTTAACTTGTGCGAGTTCTGTTTTCAAGCGCACAG GCGTCAGACGCGTACAGCGTCTCACTCCATTCAGCAATTACAGGATCTCAAGTCTCACAGTCGCCTCTGCCGTCCCATCCTGTGTGCCTTCCATCCTGGACAGGAGCTGCGCCTCTTCTGCCAACCCTGCGACCTACCAGTATGTCTGGAATGCGCCGCAACTCTCCACTCCGAGCACCGCTGCAGTCCTGCCCATGAGGTCATTGGCTGCCACGGAGACCACATCAGGACACTGGTCACTGTCCGCCTGCGACCTCACCTGCAAAGACTGGAGCAGACACTGCAAAAG GTGGAGGGTTCCCAGGAAGCTTTGCAGACAAGAGTGGAGGCCACAGCCAATGAGGTTAGGGCATTCGCTCGAGGCTACGCCGGTGCGGTGGAAGCTCACTGCCTCGCCCTACTGCATCGCCTAGAGGAGCTTCACATCCAACGCAA GAACCAGCTGCATCTGCAGAGGGCACAGCTGCAGCAGGCACTGTCTGATGTCCGTGGTGGCGTGGACTTCGCCGACAGGCTGCTGGGCTGTGGCTCGGATGCAGAGATTCTCAGCACAAAGGGTGTGACGCTCAGGAGGCTGAGCAGCCTGGCAGAGAGCAGCTGCAATGACCAGCTAGCTGCACTCGTCCCCGATGACGGCAGCGGTATTCACTTTGATCCCCAGGGCCTGGCAGGTGAGGTGAGCGGCTACCCAGTGGTGGGCGTAATCCACTTTAAGGCTCTGGACCCCAACAAGTGCACGATAGATGGAGAAG GTCTCGAGCAGGCTAATGAGGGCCAGCAGGCTCACTTTACCCTGGTTTGCAGAAACTCCAGTGGGGACCAGATGGCACGTGGCGGGGATCATGTCCTGGTCAGCATTGTCCACAGGGAGAAGAAAAACTG tgtgGTGGAAAGCACAGTGGTGGACAACAATGACGGCTCTTACAAAGTTTCCTACACGCCGGACGAGGCTGGAACATACTCTGTGTGGGTTTGTGTCAAAGCACAACATGTGAAG GGTTCCCCGTTTATTTTGGATGTAACGAAGAAGCTGAGGCTTCACACTGGAGTGTTTCactgctgctccttctgctccAGTGGAGGAGCCAAGGAGGCTCGCTGCGGCTGTCCAGGAACTATGCCCG GAGGATTTCAAGGGTGCGGTCACAACCACAAGGGTCATCCCGGAAAGCCACACTGGTCATGTTGTGGCAGCGCCACGGAGAAGTCAGAGTGTTTACCTGCCAGTGTGATCAAAGCCGTTTCAGCGGGCAAACACGTTCGCACCATCGAGCTCTGA